One Novosphingobium sp. EMRT-2 DNA segment encodes these proteins:
- a CDS encoding phage tail assembly protein: MTDATVTLDEPIVRGEQKISTLGLRRPKSGELRGLSMIDLVQLKVDAVHELLPRITVPPLIMAEVHDLSPADMFKLSTEIAGFFLPKESAASPNA; the protein is encoded by the coding sequence ATGACCGATGCCACCGTGACGCTCGACGAACCTATCGTTCGTGGCGAACAGAAGATTTCCACCCTTGGCCTGCGCCGCCCCAAGAGCGGCGAACTGCGCGGCCTTTCCATGATCGACCTGGTGCAATTGAAGGTTGATGCCGTTCACGAACTGTTGCCGCGCATCACCGTGCCGCCGCTAATCATGGCCGAAGTGCATGACCTTTCCCCGGCGGACATGTTCAAGCTGTCCACCGAGATCGCCGGTTTTTTTCTTCCGAAGGAATCCGCAGCGTCCCCGAACGCATAG
- a CDS encoding GpE family phage tail protein, which produces MADIAIVFHWQPAVMEAMSLRELLDWQRIARERSKPDE; this is translated from the coding sequence ATGGCAGACATCGCCATCGTCTTTCACTGGCAACCCGCCGTGATGGAGGCGATGTCGCTTCGCGAATTGCTCGACTGGCAACGGATCGCCCGAGAACGGAGCAAACCCGATGAGTGA
- a CDS encoding type IV secretion system DNA-binding domain-containing protein — MSIFRHDTLGSWTRGGQAIVHNVRMTTQVFYQTFLAGLVIWIGGIIWYALEKSSEYERFVLVKLGQAAVMGDAVPGNVTPILFRTPAGKQYWTSPKALLDSGVAHKTLAAFETYLLHGAAISGLFALAMLGWAWFYFTRTGRGLGSNQFLRGARFGTVRQVRRALWRHAKGSFDIGGVNVPDAFEPEHILICGAPGTGKTNIIVKMLDGIRKRKRRAIVYDTAGTFVEKFYRPGIDVLLNPLDARADCWSPWVDVPRDYHYDQIAESTIPDKAGDPFWAKAARGTLVAVLRKLARQERTLVSILLDTLLRSKLKDLAAFAVGTDAAAFISTEGERTSAGIQAELASVMRSFAYLDDTADGFSIRDWVANEKDDSWLFITVKADQLPSLRPLITVWLDIAISAIMSMTPDRNRRLYCVIDELPTLQRLPSLGDFLARARKYGGCGILGFQSYPQLEATYGIQDAAAITGYCSTWVALRANDTPTAKHVSENLGQVEQVEANEGMSYGVNDMRDGVNLSRMQVTRPLVMHTEVTNLPNLIGYLRFGRSLPVVRFEDRYNKVASVAEAFEERGTPPVRLAVAVPPASPPSVTPATPARPKAGAPKRRRTEPKAQEAELPLPSPSDEMGTSGGVPSAKSTPSTQSNGADERAPTSPPLELFGKPAGFRLAGAPDLFLRLFKVPGRVAQRLELAAQTL, encoded by the coding sequence ATGAGCATCTTTCGTCACGACACGCTCGGCTCCTGGACCCGCGGCGGCCAGGCCATCGTCCACAACGTCCGCATGACCACCCAGGTCTTCTACCAGACCTTTCTTGCGGGGCTGGTGATCTGGATCGGCGGCATCATCTGGTACGCGCTCGAAAAGTCGTCCGAGTACGAGCGCTTCGTTCTTGTGAAGCTCGGCCAGGCCGCTGTCATGGGGGATGCCGTTCCCGGCAACGTCACCCCGATCCTGTTCAGGACACCGGCAGGCAAGCAGTACTGGACCAGCCCGAAGGCGCTCCTCGATTCCGGTGTCGCCCACAAGACGCTCGCTGCCTTCGAGACCTATCTGCTCCATGGAGCGGCAATCTCCGGCCTGTTCGCCCTCGCCATGCTGGGGTGGGCCTGGTTCTACTTCACTCGCACCGGACGGGGACTCGGCTCGAACCAGTTCCTGCGCGGCGCGCGGTTCGGAACCGTGCGGCAGGTTCGTCGCGCCCTGTGGCGTCATGCCAAGGGGAGCTTCGACATTGGCGGTGTCAATGTCCCCGATGCGTTCGAGCCCGAGCACATCCTGATCTGCGGCGCCCCCGGCACCGGCAAGACCAACATCATCGTCAAGATGCTCGACGGAATCCGGAAGCGGAAACGGCGGGCCATCGTTTACGATACGGCTGGAACCTTCGTCGAAAAATTCTATCGGCCGGGGATCGACGTTCTGCTCAATCCGCTCGATGCGCGGGCGGATTGCTGGTCGCCCTGGGTCGATGTCCCGCGGGACTATCACTACGATCAGATCGCCGAGTCCACGATTCCCGACAAGGCCGGCGATCCCTTCTGGGCGAAGGCTGCGCGCGGCACGCTGGTTGCCGTCTTACGGAAGCTGGCCCGGCAGGAGCGCACCCTGGTCTCGATCCTGCTCGACACGTTATTGCGCTCCAAGCTGAAGGACCTCGCCGCGTTCGCTGTCGGTACAGACGCGGCGGCATTCATCTCGACGGAGGGGGAACGCACCAGCGCCGGCATCCAGGCCGAGCTCGCCTCAGTGATGCGCAGCTTCGCCTATCTCGATGACACCGCAGACGGTTTCTCGATCCGCGACTGGGTCGCCAATGAGAAGGACGACAGCTGGCTCTTCATCACTGTAAAGGCGGACCAGCTTCCTTCGCTCCGTCCCCTGATCACGGTGTGGCTTGATATCGCGATCAGCGCGATCATGAGCATGACGCCGGATCGCAACCGCCGCCTCTATTGCGTGATCGACGAGTTGCCGACGCTCCAGCGCCTGCCGTCGCTCGGCGACTTCCTTGCTCGCGCCCGGAAGTATGGCGGCTGCGGCATCCTGGGGTTCCAGAGCTACCCGCAATTGGAAGCAACCTATGGCATCCAGGATGCCGCCGCGATCACCGGCTACTGCTCGACCTGGGTGGCGCTGCGCGCCAACGACACGCCGACCGCAAAGCATGTCAGCGAGAATCTGGGGCAGGTCGAACAGGTCGAAGCCAACGAGGGCATGTCCTACGGCGTGAACGATATGCGCGATGGTGTGAACCTCTCGCGGATGCAGGTGACGCGACCTCTGGTAATGCACACCGAGGTCACCAATCTGCCCAACCTCATCGGCTATCTGCGCTTCGGACGCAGCCTGCCTGTGGTCCGGTTCGAGGACCGCTATAACAAGGTCGCCTCCGTCGCTGAGGCGTTCGAGGAGCGTGGAACACCGCCCGTTCGGCTCGCGGTCGCGGTCCCCCCTGCGTCCCCACCTTCGGTAACTCCGGCTACGCCGGCCAGGCCAAAAGCGGGGGCACCCAAACGACGCCGGACGGAGCCGAAGGCGCAAGAGGCCGAACTCCCGCTTCCTTCGCCATCAGACGAGATGGGAACATCGGGTGGCGTCCCAAGTGCAAAATCCACGCCATCGACGCAATCAAATGGGGCCGATGAACGGGCGCCCACTTCACCGCCACTCGAACTGTTCGGCAAGCCCGCCGGGTTCCGTCTTGCCGGCGCGCCCGATCTGTTCCTGCGTCTTTTCAAGGTTCCGGGTCGCGTCGCGCAGCGCCTTGAACTCGCGGCCCAAACCCTTTGA